One genomic window of Cannabis sativa cultivar Pink pepper isolate KNU-18-1 chromosome 2, ASM2916894v1, whole genome shotgun sequence includes the following:
- the LOC133034160 gene encoding secreted RxLR effector protein 161-like, whose protein sequence is MNPVVHLTRDGEPFEHPEKYHKLVKKLNYLTVTRPYITFYVNVVRQFISSPTIHHWETLEQSLCYLKGAPEPDIVYTNHGHTHIKHFSNADLAGSKVDRRSTSGYCIFVEWNSISGKNKK, encoded by the coding sequence ATGAATCCTGTTGTGCACCTTACAAGAGATGGGGAACCATTTGAACACCCTGAAAAGTATCACAAGTTGGTTAAAAAGTTGAATTATCTTACTGTGACTCGTCCATATATTACATTCTATGTTAATGTGGTCAGACAGTTTATATCATctccaacaattcatcattgggAAACATTAGAGCAAAGTTTGTGTTATTTGAAAGGAGCACCTGAACCAGACATCGTGTACACAAATCATGGGCACACTCATATTAAGCATTTCTCAAACGCAGATTTGGCAGGTTCTAAGGTCGATAGAAGATCCACTTCAGGTTACTGTATTTTTGTTGAATGGAATTCGATTTCTGGGAAGAATAAGAAGTAG